From a single Pseudomonas sp. A34-9 genomic region:
- a CDS encoding YfiR family protein has product MKVSVWATERVVVCKHALLVGLLWLLTGAAFAQSLAPTGMAEQRAKSVTQVVLGILSYARWPVEPAQLRLCIVGPTEYTDDLVKGTTQATGRPVTVRRLLADNPAIVSECDAVYIGKLTPDERNRLFASLIGHPVLSISEGGDQCTVGSLFCLRVGDDQVSFEVNLDSVARSGVRIHPSVLQLSRRKPAAP; this is encoded by the coding sequence ATGAAGGTGTCTGTCTGGGCGACAGAGCGCGTAGTTGTCTGCAAGCACGCGTTGCTTGTCGGTCTGCTCTGGTTGTTGACGGGTGCGGCTTTCGCGCAATCACTAGCGCCGACAGGCATGGCCGAACAGCGGGCCAAATCTGTCACGCAGGTTGTTCTTGGCATTCTCAGTTACGCGCGCTGGCCAGTGGAACCGGCGCAATTGCGCCTGTGCATCGTCGGCCCGACCGAATACACCGACGATCTGGTCAAAGGCACCACTCAAGCCACCGGCCGGCCGGTCACCGTACGTCGCCTGCTGGCCGATAACCCGGCCATCGTCAGCGAATGCGATGCGGTGTACATCGGCAAACTCACGCCCGATGAACGCAATCGCTTGTTCGCATCGCTGATCGGTCATCCTGTGTTGAGCATCAGCGAAGGCGGGGATCAGTGCACCGTCGGCAGTCTGTTCTGTCTGCGCGTTGGCGATGACCAGGTATCCTTTGAGGTTAACCTCGACTCCGTAGCCCGCAGCGGCGTGCGCATTCACCCCAGCGTGCTGCAATTGTCGCGTCGCAAACCGGCGGCGCCATGA